The Branchiostoma floridae strain S238N-H82 chromosome 6, Bfl_VNyyK, whole genome shotgun sequence genomic interval CTATAATCTTTTCCATTGATTACTAGGTACTACAGGTAAAAAGATaaaggctgtaggggcagtgggttgttatccactgtgtctaggtaTAGGATGGTGGAGCACAACCCTCTCCTCCAATGCCTTTTACCTTCCAAACggaagtcagatacccatttttgCAGCTGGGTGGAGTGAgcaaagtcatgttaagtgcctttcaaaagggcacaagatcggtcaACCACCCTACAAGCCTCATTctggggaagggctagcaatcCCTCCCTGCTAGTAAAACACTAACTAGTGACTAAGGAAATTTGCACATTGTGCCACAAGTccctaaaactagtaaaagggTCTGAATGAACAAACAACCAAACGAACCTCTATGCCCTCCCTGTTCATGGCCACACTGTCCATGTTGAGGATGGCCTGTTTGATGGTCCTGGGGGGCGGCAGGTTGGTCAGGCCGATGTTGATCTGGTTGGACCGCTTGGCGTCCAGGACAATCACCTCGTTCTTCCCCTTCCCCTCGCCGACTTTCTGTAttaggcaacattttcaaagtcacatacaatgtatattttagGAAATGTACTTAAGGTCTGGTCTTATTCAATCTGTTATATTATGACGGCACAATGACATTTAATCTTTTCTAGCTGCTTTTGAATCTACAATCGATACATTCAATTAGaaaacacatacaatgtatatgatgtACACTACCTGAAGCATAGCATCTGACCCTTCCAAAATAGAACATTTCAATGAAAGAGGTTTGATGCTTATGGCCTGAACAGTGTGCTATAATTTCTGAAAGCTTAAACCAAAAATAGAAACATTTGGACACAAATCTGAGTTGTGTCAGGTTACtaaaatacaatatgtatagCACTTACCTTTGGTGTCTGCTCCTTGGTTCTGGACTCAAAGAGGTGCTCCAGCTTGTCTGTATCCAACTGGAACTTCACACCTCTCAATGTGTCCCACAGACTCCCCTTGGTAGCATTGGCCACCGTGGGCGGCACATAGTGGTTCACCTCCTTCCAGAATAGCCGCAccgttttcttcttcttcactgGAATGGCACTGTTCTTGGGCGCAGGACCGAGGTGGCTGGACCCTGGTGCTttaggaggaggagggggagggggcgccccagggggtgggggtggcccgccgggtgggggagggggcgggggtGCCCCAGGAATGCcaggagggggaggaggaggggggaCTCCACCTGGGAATACAcatggaggagggggagggccgCCGAATaagttgggaggggggcggggtgGGTATCCGTCAGTTGATGTCTCCATCCCATGAAACGGCGACAGAACGTCCATATCGTCATCTCCAATCAAGTCTCTAAAGTCCATATCTTTGATAACAAGTTCCCTGTCTGTGTTCATGAGGTTTTCCCAGAGCTGGTCTTGTTCGCTCTTTGGTGGAGGCGGGggtttcttctcctccttcttTTCCTCCACCTTCATGGCCTGAAGTCCGTTCACTATCTTGTCCTCATCAAGTATTGCACCAGATTTTAATTTCTCCGCAACAGCAGCAACTTTTCCCTTGGACGCGATCTCCGGCTGTTTCTTTTCCGTGGGGCTCGATACGTCCTCCTTCTGTTTTTGCTGCACTTTTTCCATCCGACTGGAAATGGTCTCCGATGTTTCGATTGAGAGTCTTCTCTTTTCCTTTGCCTCTTTTGATTCGTCTTTTGATTCGTCACTGTCTTCATCCTCGTCGCCCATCTTTCCTTCCCTGTTTTGTGCATAAAACATGGCCAGCATCCAGCGCTTGTTACTGGTCAGGCCGCCAGACTGGGCGGAGGGGGAGACCGGACCCATGTCAGGACTCGTTGGTGTCACCGGTTCATCGGACACACTTTCCGTTCTCTCATCTGTAGGAAGAAAGTTTGCAAAATCATAAAATTATTCAATAGGTAAGAAGAGACATCTTTAACCTTCTCAAACCTGATTAAAAAATTAAAGTAATACAAATTTGAAGCCTGAGACTATCTCAGCAAGGAGAAGGTTAAAGTAAGTTCATCGATCAAATTTTATAACTTATTACTAGCTCTTGGTGTTAAATTTACAATGTTTAGTAATTAATTTTTCAAGTAGTGATTAAtcaagtagttttaaaaatcaattaGTTATCAAACTTTTTTACTTTAGTTTAGAATACAAAATTACTTTGGATCATGCTGATTAGTGAAGTAATTTTGGGATTAAACATCAATTACATGTAAGCCTGTCTTAACCTTTTCCAAGCCACCCAACCTCATGACCAATACAAGCTTGGTACCAAAGGCTACCTCGGCAGGGAGAGGGTTAAACATTACCAGGCTTACATAGAAATTGTAACATTGGGTTTAGATCATGACTAGGGGTTCTTtctagtaatacatgtaataccaaGTCCTCATTTTGTTCAATCCAGTGTTTTGTGCTAAACCTTTCAAAGTCAAAATGCTTCAATTGgtaattcatatacatgtagtgcacAGTAACTGAAAGTGCAGATAAATACAAACATTGCACACTTCTACAACACTGGGATTGAACAAAACCAGGAGTAGGGTGAGTTGGTGGGTTGATGGGTTGTTAAGGTGAGTAAGGGGAAGGTGCTACAGTGTACAAAAAGCAAAGATAAAGCCGTGCTGGCACCCACCACGCCTCCGAGACACTGCGAAGGTTCTACCACCGGGTGCACCATGCTCCCCACTGGCATGCAAGAGTGGAGAAGAAGACCTATTGTCCACCACTTCAGAACTCCTAGGGGTGCCATCAGCCATGCAATCAGTGGAAGTGCTACCAGACAAGCCTCTAGTAGTATCGTGGTATCTGTCCATGCTGCCGCGGTGCGAACGCACCAGGCCCTCTCCGTTCATGCCATCTCTAAAGTCATTGTACGATCTCCGTGCAGACTCCACCGATCCGTTGGTAAGTTTGGAGCGGTTGGAGGGTACGTACGGGGGAGGAATGTCAGATTCTACATGGCCGTTCATGCCTTCCCCTTCTTCATTCAGATAAACGGGTTTAGCGACTACGGGACCATTCGACTTTCTGTCGTCTCCATTTACAAAAACAGCTTTAGACACTACTCTTCTATTGGCATGCTCATTTTGGTGGTTAGTGTACACATGTTTAGGTTGTGAGGAGTCCTTGTTCCCACACTCTGGCCCGTTCATGCTACTGGACCTGTTGTTGTTACTGTTTCTAGAGAGTACGGAATCAGACACAGAATGGCGGAAGCTAGACCCTGACTTTGTGGAGTCAGAGTCCCTGTCCTCCCATGCTTTTCTATATGAAGACTTGCGGTCAGTACTGGAGTATCTCGAGTCAGAGTTTGAGTCTTGCCATGACTGTCTGTCTGATTCAGAATTTGATTCTGATTGAACCGAGTCTCTCGAAGACCTTCTAGAGGAATATGAAGGTCTACTGCTACGTTCGTATTTCTGCGAATCAGAAGAAATGATTTCCTGCCAGGGTTTTCTGTGAGAGTTGGAGACTCTCGTCTCCGAACTTGAGCTAGACTCGGAACTGGAGTCCTCCTCCCAAGCGGGAGCGAGGGAGGGTTTCATGTCCCTCAGCGCACTGTTCAACTTGTTCGTGGCAAACTCAGGTTGGCTCTGGCTCCGCGACAGAGTGATAAAGGCAGAGGAACGAGTTTTAGCCGTGCCACTGAGAAATCTCGAACCTTCGTCTTTGTCCTTCTCCATCGCCATCTGCTCCTTCTGTAGCGCCGCCATTCTCTCCCGCCGAGACTGCCGGGACCCAGAACCCTGTCCATTGGTCAAGGCTGGAACAAAAATAACTTTGGTGTAagtgtacagtacaggtagtcAGGAAATACCAGGAGTTAGTACAGCAGCTTTTCTGATGAGAAACACCCACGCCACACACCTGCAAACTTGAGGTAAGGTTAGAAGGTCTACAAACAATGGACCCTGAACATTTGGAAAGACATCTGACCAAAAATCTCTGTATCAAAATCTAAGAGAAAATAATCACAATATAAAGGGAAACATACCCTTCTGATTGACATGTGAAATATCATTAGTCAGTCAATGGAATATTATTTTCCAAATTCTCAGTGTACCTTCCAAATATCAAATGTCCAATTATGTTTATAAGAAGGTCAGTTATCTTCTGGTAAAATGTCACAAGTACATGCAGGTAAATTGGTCAATCCCATATGGAAAAGCATGTAATAAAAACACACTGGAAGTAAATCCAGTATCCATGTCAACTAAGTTGCCATGCAGCACTGCAACTGTTGAAGACACACCACACGGCATTTCCTGTCAGAACTACAGGTAAGAAAATATCGTCTGAGAAGCTGTCAATCATTCACACTCCACATGGAGGGGAACCTTACAAGACTCTTCCTCAGCCTCTTTACGTTTCTGCTTGAGGGATTCTAGTCTAGAGAGTTTCCTAGGTCTCTTAATCGTCAATGCTGGGGAGTTGATGAGGTTGTGGACAGAAGAAAGCAACGaaaaaggacagaagagacacaGAAAAGGGGAAGAGCATTTAAAGCATGGGTTAATATGTGCAGGATTGTGGATAGCAGTTTTACAATGTCAATGGTGTAACTAGATGTTAGGAGACTGGAAGGAAAGCTTGGGTTGCCAGAAAAAGATGTCCAGTCTGGTCAACAGAAAAACCTGTCCAGAAAAGACGGGACGGACGGGTTTTTCCGCTGCCTGGACTGGACAGCTTTTTCCCATCCAGTTTACACACAGTTTACAATTGGGGAATGATCATGGTTTTCTAGCTTAAGGATTGAGAACATAATGTTGGTTTGTAGACAAGCAAAGAATAAAGTTTACGATGCCATGTTGATAACGTTTGGACATCATTAAGCAAACATTTGAGAAATGAAAGAATACAgcatgaaaatgaaagaaaatgtgcAAAGGAAGAATGAAGGAAGAAAGCAGGGAAGTCACCATTTAATAAAGCAGCTTCTACATCATCTGATACAGATTCTGGTTTTTGGTCTTCAGGTTCGAAAACTTCATCGGGCTCAGGCGCTGTGGATTAGTTAGGAAGGGACATAAGAAGGATTGCTAACTGAAGCCAGTTGTACAAAGTAAACAGTTATGGTCCATATGTACTTGTGAATGTAAATACAGTGTATAGATGTACATGCATAAAGAGCAAGACTACACTGGACAAGACAAATATGTCAAGTCTTGACAGAATGACAATcatgaaaaatacaacacacaGCACACTTTTGCTTCCTTTCTATAACTGTTCACTCCAGGCGTACGAAAATTATCCTAATCAtacttattacatgtacatgctgtatGAAGCTTAAGAAACATAGATTACCCATGATTATAGGAAATAAAGTTACCCATTGGCGACTTTGTCTCAGTCAGTATAGCATAAAACTATTATTATGAAACATGATGAAACATTATGGCACAGATTAGAGAAAAGTAACCTACACGTACTGACCACACAATACATTCAAGCAAGTACAGTGGAAAACCTTAACCCGAATGCATACAGTGCTACACTTGAAGCATTTTTAAGAGCTTACATTTGGATTCGGTCTGTTCCGAGAGTCTCTCGGTAGTTCTTTCAACACGGTACAACCCCGGAGGTGGGGAGACTGGTGCACAGTTCAGAACACACACAGGGGGACAAGgatgagaaagaaagagaagatacaaaacacaagaaacagaaCATTAGAAACAAAGTAAACATTGACAGTCATAGTCTTCTTTGACTATGTGATTAGTGTTCATACCCTTTGACATTGATTTTACTACTACTTCAACAACACAGAGTAATTAGACTTAACAAAACATCAGGTACCCCCTCAGACATAAGTAATTGGTACAAACTACCTCCCATGCCATCAATGTAACTGATGAGTTAGACAAAAAACAATTATGTTTGAGTCCAATGCAACTTCTGACACATTAGAATGGCTGTATTGATGTAGAATACAAAAACAGTTGCGTACTACATGGTTCCTTTTTACTTTTGATCCATAAACTACCCCTTCCCCATCTGTTTCCTAGTTGTTATGCAGCTAGAAGGTTTTGTAAGTgaaatttctttaaaaagcTGATTTCTTCCTATAAACAGAGGCCCAATGGCAGATGATCCAGATTATGGGGTTGGCTGTTGCTATGCATTTGAGAAATCATATAACACACCTTCAAGCCATGGATTATTTGAAGCTAAGCAAAGGACGAGTGGATGCCATAAAGTGCCATTGGCTTGAATTGTAGCACATGTTAAGGTTAAAATTAATGGAATGCAAAGCTGAAGCTTACTCTCGTCATCAACTACTTGTGGTAAAGGCGGAAGCTCGTCCAGAATGATAGTTGGACAATCAATAGTGATTGGCTCATCAGGAATGATTGGCGGAAGCTCGTCAGGTGTGACAGGTGAAGGTTCATTATCAGACATAGGCGGAGATTCATCAACAGAAATAGGTGGAGATTCATCAACAGAACTAGGTGGAGACTCATCAACAGAACTAGCTGGAGACTCGTCAGTGTTATCAGAAGGAAGCTCATCAGGAATGACAGGCGAAGCTTCACCAGGGGTGACAGGAGGTGTGTCAGATGTGGAATGGATAGCTGGTGTGAGAACAACATGTTAGAGGCAGGAGAAGCTGAGGCTATTCAATGTACAGTAATCACAAATAAAGCAGAGATAGATAGAGAAAGTTATGTATTGAATAATGTATTGCACCCAGCTACAATGTATTTACATGAAGTTTACTAAGGAGGCATTGGTATCATATGCTATTGCAAGGTTTTACCACACTTCAAGTACTAGTCAACTTTTTCACCAATTAGTCGGAATTTCTATCTAAAGATCCCAATTTCAGAAGATAAAACAGGTGACTTCAAAAACACCACTCAAAAGAAATGTTAAAAGTTCCAGTGAAATTCTAGTACCATTTCATATAACATTTCATGCTACAAAAACAAACGTTATGAACAGGATTAAATCAATAAAACGGTAACGGATGCAACAGGACGTCATGGATCACACGGTAATGAACCAAGATGGAAGCTCACATTCTGTGTCATGATTGTCAGGGGATGGGAACACAAGCTCATCGCTTGTGTCTTGTGGTGAGGATGGTTCAGATGGCTGGAGATCAGCTGGAAGAATGGAGAGGAGCCAAACGCACATGACTACAAgttaacctccaagcagacgcTGGGAGGAAAGTGCTATTTTTGGACCTGCCCATTTTTGATGGAGACGTAGGCACCAGCAATGCAATTATGAAACAATCCATTCTTtccttccaacatctgcttggaggttactAAAAGCAAACCATTGTGGCACAAAGTGGCAAGATGAACAAGAACACATGAAGGGTACCACAATGAAAAAGCACACATTGCTTAACACTacagctactacatgtacagtgtaggtcTTGTATGTGATAACAACATTCTAGAAGCACACTAAAAAGCCAAAGTATGCATGAAGAGTACAGTCACAAAGAGAATGCATAGTATAACATCGCAGAAAAAAGTCACAATAAAATGAAACTAAAAATGAATTATGTAGAATAAACACACATAgagatgtacatgattgtacagacAGCAAAGAGAGAAAGATCACACAAAACAAGAGAAAAATTGCACATAAAAATAAAGTTGAATAAGCATGCATAGATGCAGGCAGAAAAGAATGCGACAAAGCAGAGGCTTACACTCATCgatgtgcagtgttctgagTTTGTCTTGTGTTGATTCCTCATCTTCGTTTTCTATTGACAAGTCCTCATCACACTCCTGACCTTCCTCtacttcctcctcctcctcctcctctgcaTCTTCATCCTCATCACCATTTACCAACTCATCCTCATACTCAGCTTCCTGTTCCGTCTCTAGCTCTGTGTCTTCCTCTGACTGAGGCATGTTTGCCACTGTGGCCAGAGACAgcacaagacaacaaaatatttttgccgAGTCCTTTTTTCTTGGTTCATTATTACCTTGGGACAACAAAAGTCCACAAGACCCATGCATCACAAGGAATACCGATGGtataaaacaaattcaaatcATATCTCTGCCTCATGATGACAAAAGAGGCATTTGACCATCATTTGCAAAGGAAAAGACAAATGTAAAAGATGCCCATTGGTGATAAGGTACATATACCGTGGCACTTACTAACAGGCAAGGTTATGATACTTTAGGTATGATGCACTACATGTGTCATGTCTGTTGGAAAGCATGCCTAagagaaatgactatagacagacaaatttcataattttgatGAGAACTGATGAAATGCTGGGCACACAAGAACTAAGTATATTTGTTATCCGTGGTAGGGTAAGATTTAGTTTATTACTATTTGGTCGCAAAAGCAGTCGTAATCAACAGTGCATCAAAATGTAAGCTCGGAGGCAAGCCACTTTGTTTGGTGAATCAAGGCTGTCAACAAGGAACCACTGCAGCTATTTTTGCCTTCCTCTGATAAGACGTTAAGATCACAGATGTGACAACAGCTAGGCAGGCTTGCATGCCATCATGTCTGCCTGTATGGACAAATCTCTGACCCATGGTCACTGACTCTGCAAATCTCTGAATCATGGACAAACACTGCAATATCAGGCTGTTAGTGCATAGTCAGTGTCCAAGGCTAtagaaaaatgcaaatatggacTAAGAATATGGAGAAAGACAGAGCATTTTCAAGCTAGGAAGATTTGGTGTCAACAGAATAATATCAATGATATTGTAAGGCATATTTGCCcaacagaaaatgataatgtTTGAAGCAATAGAGGTTTTCATTGGCATTGTAATAAccataatttgaatcctcctgTGACCAAATTTTTGGGTAATTGGATTAACAGATTGAAGCATCATGTTGGCATGTTTACCAAACAATGAAACACGCACTGTAATCCAACATTGCATAAATGATGTCATATGAAAAGCTTGCATTGAAGGATTCTTCTTGTGGTGTAAGACTTAGTCTTCTAATTTTGATGATGAAAGTAGCCATATCTTTTGACAATTACATCATGATACTTTAGAATAATTTTCCTCACAAGGGCCATCTTTGCTCTTTGAGCTTAAGCTCCAGGGACTTTCTCCTTATCTCAGTTCTTAAGGGCTAAGACAGATTGAGGGACAGATTGAGCCTCTAGATGATTTTTAAGCTTACGAGTGTCAGGCTTGTCGTGTGGCTCGGTTAAAGCAGCTTCAGGCAGTGGAATGTCGTTAGGCTCGGTAGGTGGAGGAGCTAGAGACAAAAGTAAGCAACTATAGAGGACGTCTGAGAAAATAACTGACGGAAAGTGAGAAAGTACTATCCTAATGGtctggttacatgtacatgacctaTATGTACCAAATTATTGAAATCTACCTACAAACAGGACACTCAGATGTACTGTACACTAAGTGTAAGATATAGACTACGGGTATTAGATTGAAATAGAAGGTGACTAAACTGGTATTCAAAAGCCatgcaatatacattgtacatataccaGCTGCCCTGTCTAATTTGGCATactctttctcttcttctttttctcaagaaagcccctgtcacacttCAGGACCTTTCCAAGACTTTGCTCCCAACCACTCCCAAACAAAGTTCAGCACTGGGTTGGAAGTTAcctggaatccatcctattctagctccagttCACTCTTCTGATCACATTCAAGCAGAATATGACTTTGAAAAAGTACTTACTACAGGCTAGCATGACTTTTGTACAGTAGAAGACAACCTCACCAACCAACTCCAAACCATCAACTAACTCTCaaaaccatggtctggagaaggttgggaggccatggttggctgTGTGTGACTGGGGTCTGATTTGACCCATGTTACAATGCTGACACCAAATTACCGTCTATAGACAGAGCAGCCACTGAAAAATGCCCAAGCCATGCTGATCAACGTCATATGCATGACTTTTCTCACAATCGCGGGACCAATCCTCAAAGACTGGGAATTCTCCTCCCATCATCAggtctgtgtgtgtatacagAACAATGATGTGAACACAGACAGGGGGACAGGGATGGAGAAATGTGTTACGTGTCCACACAATTGTCTGTGTTCATCAATGTTACAATcccttacatgtatatcaaaaacCTAGACAGTGTAGTCACATAAAACCATGAGTTAGGTAACTGTGCATTGTAGGTATTGAGAATTAGATATACAAGTTAGTATACAATGAATTGCTTAACATGACAACCATACATGTCTGAGAAAACAATGATGCAATGGAGAATTAAAccaccaaatacatgtatcaaaccatgctttttttaaagactACACAATGAATTCAAATGAAAATCCATGCTTGATAAGagaaaaacacaacagaaactGACCACCTTGAACTTAACAATGCTTGTTTGAGAAAACATGATGTAATGAACatgtgtatacatttgtaccttccGCATACAAAGCCATGCTTTTTTGACATTACCGATAAAAAGTGACTGCTTATCAAAGTTAATGAATGATgtttttttgtaaacatttcaCCAACCTTCACCTAGCAAATTTGCTTCTCAGTTCcaccatgcatacatttatCTATCCTTGGTAGACAATGCTTATGACAGAAGCTCACAGTGGAGAATGTAATCTCTCCTTTGCTCCACCATATATGGTTATAAATGCTACAAACATGCTATAGAAAGTGACTGCTGAAGTATACAAGCCATATCTCTAGGTAAGTATAAGGTCAGaataaaaaacacacaatacaATGAACTATACATTTTTGAAGACGACATCTACGATAATAGTCAACCATTTTTCCACCCATCGGCATGCAAAACTGTTCACCAACACCCAGCTACTGTGATTCCTAGAGCAGAAACTAGACTAAGGATGCAGGGAGCAAATGAATAGATTAGATGCTTACAGAGTTCCCGTCTCTCTTCTTCTCTCTTTTGTCTCTCGAGTTCAGCAACTGATGAAGAGAGTGATAAAGGCACCAAACTATAAATACTGGAACTCATAAccacaaacaaaaataatacatCAAATAGTCACTGCAAAAGTTTTCATCATGATAGTCCTGATTGTACGTTCATGACATAAATACACTTGGTCCAGCACTTTCAAACACAGGCACTATAGATGGTCATTCCTGGTCTTGCaagtataaaatgtatattgtagTTAGTAAACAGCAAGCTTCTATAAtcataataaacaaaaaaaactacatgCTACATGTCAACTCTAACATCATGCTCATCTCTTCACTACATTCACCAACCCTATCCCttttaaaagaaaatcatgcTCAATGTAAGAATAAATTAGTAAAGCTTTAAATCATAGGAACcttttctttcctcttcttctagCTTTTTAGCATATTCTAATTGCTTGGCAACATCGTCTCTCCATGAATGGCTTTGTCGTTGGTAGGAACCTGAAATTAGAACAAccttaagtacatgtaccaaccaCAATTAAAAATACCAACCTTAAATTAATGTCAACTAGACCCTGCTATGAGAAGCTCGAGAATATGAGAATATTGACATTATGACATTATGactgtgcatgtacatgtacatgtacattgtaagtaaACTGTGCATAAATGCCAATacaatgatgtacattgtacttttttgaggtagatagatacatgtacatgtacatgaaaatcaGTTCTGTAACTAAAAAAGCATAAGTCTTAGAATGACACAGTATGATTGAAGTACAATGAGATTACAACAGAGAGTGATAAAAAAGTCAGAAAACAAGAAGGAAAGTGACACCTTTTGctgcttcttcttttcttttttgctgTATTTCTTCGGCCTTTTTCCAGAAGTCTGGGTCAGCTGTTGTACAAGTTCACAAAGTTTAAAAGAGGGCAACACGTGGAAAAAACATAGAATagaaaagcaaagaaagcagcatCTACAAAAACAGAACATCTCTGCTATTCTAGAGATTCTACAATTACATAGAGGGCTTAACATGCATGACACTGTTGGAGAacaaaaaaaggccccaaaaACTACTGTAACAAACTGGAGCCTAACAAATAATCCGCAATTATGGTAGTAAGTATATAATATCTTGACTGTGGTAACATTGCAGATTTATACGTAGAGTAGTTGTAGAATGCAACAGAAGTAGAGAAAGATCTCTTACATCTAACCAGTTCTGTCTCCTCCAAATATCTCTCTTTCCATCTTTTCCTGGCCTCTTCTGCATACATCTCTTTCACTGGGGAAACAAGTTTGGGGTTTAGCTAGAAAATTTCTCAGTGGTTAGTGatgaaatgtcattgaaaaatGAATGACGTTGTCAATGGCTGCAGCGGATGATGGCACTGTGGAATGGAAGGTGTTAGCAACCTGTGGGATGAAGAAAATGCCGGGTGGTTTTAGTGATGAAAAATGCAGCTTAAACGATTAGGTGCTTTACTGTGAGTTATGGGCGCATATCCAGATTCGCAAAAATCAAAACACAATACCGTATAGGTACTGCAATGGTTGTGTGATAAGCATATGAAGAATGGTGACactgcaatgtacatgttacatgaaACTT includes:
- the LOC118418691 gene encoding FH1/FH2 domain-containing protein 3-like isoform X6; amino-acid sequence: MIGRGSDGRTTRMGGQTKAPGGDRRAPSGQTRLPPVRDIDVLLGFSASEQDLNPDQGGEQDPELESKRDSGYIEDCALQISHNGTYLDLDSTLDEQREYLEGFEDSRKNSMILRTQLSVRVHACIEKLLNSSGRELRRALFSLKQIFQDDKDLVHEFVNSEGLTCLIKVGAEADQNYQNYILRALGQVMLYVDGMNGVINHNETIQWLYSLISSKFRLVVKTTLKLLLVFVEYTENNALLLVQAVDAVDNDRGHKPWSNIMDVLNERDAVDTELLVYAMTLVNKTLNAVPDQDTFYDVTDSLEEQGLEKIIQRHLTKKGSDLDLVEQMKIYETALKFEDGEENIPESSQNTLRKTRRTISQTISDEARQSLRKSRRHSLNAGDSSPSPGGKGRSETKGRTETDGETRRSRYSADSETSDDGGDRKSRYSSGVTRQPRESTIAEAPKQNGLSGSTECSGYNRGYRSWREELSKFDHILGTTYGISANRHSRYKTQTDSDSDSLRKDKDTNEEKQKEEKETETPVKRGTFYEIMKSIEDQKKQEQEPKKTPEELEEERKAAEEQRLKEMYAEEARKRWKERYLEETELVRSDPDFWKKAEEIQQKRKEEAAKGSYQRQSHSWRDDVAKQLEYAKKLEEEERKVAELERQKREEERRELYLMMGGEFPVFEDWSRDSPPPTEPNDIPLPEAALTEPHDKPDTLANMPQSEEDTELETEQEAEYEDELVNGDEDEDAEEEEEEEVEEGQECDEDLSIENEDEESTQDKLRTLHIDESDLQPSEPSSPQDTSDELVFPSPDNHDTESIHSTSDTPPVTPGEASPVIPDELPSDNTDESPASSVDESPPSSVDESPPISVDESPPMSDNEPSPVTPDELPPIIPDEPITIDCPTIILDELPPLPQVVDDEISPPPGLYRVERTTERLSEQTESKSPEPDEVFEPEDQKPESVSDDVEAALLNALTIKRPRKLSRLESLKQKRKEAEEESSLTNGQGSGSRQSRRERMAALQKEQMAMEKDKDEGSRFLSGTAKTRSSAFITLSRSQSQPEFATNKLNSALRDMKPSLAPAWEEDSSSESSSSSETRVSNSHRKPWQEIISSDSQKYERSSRPSYSSRRSSRDSVQSESNSESDRQSWQDSNSDSRYSSTDRKSSYRKAWEDRDSDSTKSGSSFRHSVSDSVLSRNSNNNRSSSMNGPECGNKDSSQPKHVYTNHQNEHANRRVVSKAVFVNGDDRKSNGPVVAKPVYLNEEGEGMNGHVESDIPPPYVPSNRSKLTNGSVESARRSYNDFRDGMNGEGLVRSHRGSMDRYHDTTRGLSGSTSTDCMADGTPRSSEVVDNRSSSPLLHASGEHGAPGGRTFAVSRRRDERTESVSDEPVTPTSPDMGPVSPSAQSGGLTSNKRWMLAMFYAQNREGKMGDEDEDSDESKDESKEAKEKRRLSIETSETISSRMEKVQQKQKEDVSSPTEKKQPEIASKGKVAAVAEKLKSGAILDEDKIVNGLQAMKVEEKKEEKKPPPPPKSEQDQLWENLMNTDRELVIKDMDFRDLIGDDDMDVLSPFHGMETSTDGYPPRPPPNLFGGPPPPPCVFPGGVPPPPPPPGIPGAPPPPPPPGGPPPPPGAPPPPPPPKAPGSSHLGPAPKNSAIPVKKKKTVRLFWKEVNHYVPPTVANATKGSLWDTLRGVKFQLDTDKLEHLFESRTKEQTPKKVGEGKGKNEVIVLDAKRSNQINIGLTNLPPPRTIKQAILNMDSVAMNREGIEMILKMIPSDEEKTKIQEAQMQNPDTPLGAAEQFLLTLSSISELTARLNFWAFKLDYETMEQEVAEPLMDLKEAMEQLKNNKTLRYILATLLAIGNFLNGAQCKGFQLDYLAKVPEVKDTVHKQSLLYHLCTMVMEKFPESTDLYSEIGAVTRSSKVDFSLLTLNLAKMEKQCRSSWDNLKAIAKHNMASPMKNRLTEFLKDCTERIAILKIVHRRVINRFNKLLIFTGMTPQAIKDTNINQFCKTISEFALEYRTTRERVLQQQKKKANQRERNKTRGKMITDEFGRRFPEAHADLSEMMTKNFAGKSKKEKKEEEEANALKAVLKHGAMNGEVNLNTSMEPRVRTRGKSTGDAKNSTKEPNFVKKMFSGGRSSASSRAKDADPDDNTEEIMERLVKTATNPGTRLIPRERKRARQVNRKSLRRTLKSGLSEQESKALGISGKSNPVNI